Proteins from a single region of Butyrivibrio fibrisolvens:
- the hisC gene encoding histidinol-phosphate transaminase has product MSWENNVRKVVPYTPGEQPKTDNIIKLNTNECPYPPAPEVEKLLGSMKYEDFRLYPDPGASKLIDALSDYYKVPSDQIFVGVGSDDVLSMAFLTFFNSNKPILFPDITYSFYDVWADLYHIPYERCPLDENFRIVKEDYFKDNGGVIFPNPNAPTGVLEDVNMIEEIIAHNKDVVVIIDEAYIDFGGKSVLPLIDKYDNLLVVQTFSKSRAMAGMRIGFAFGSKKLIKYLNDAKFSFNSYTMNRPSLELGAASVRDDEYFKKTCHMIMETRRRVKCELKSLGFSFPDSQANFIFAKHENVSGQSLFCALKAAGIYVRHWNAPRIEDYLRISIGTDEQMDKLIAFLKDYLK; this is encoded by the coding sequence ATGTCATGGGAAAATAATGTCCGTAAGGTCGTTCCTTATACGCCGGGCGAACAGCCAAAAACAGATAACATCATTAAGCTCAATACTAACGAGTGTCCTTATCCTCCTGCTCCTGAGGTTGAAAAACTTCTTGGTAGCATGAAATATGAGGATTTTCGTCTTTATCCCGATCCGGGAGCTTCGAAGCTTATAGATGCTCTTAGCGACTATTACAAGGTTCCGTCCGATCAGATCTTTGTCGGAGTTGGATCTGACGATGTTCTTTCTATGGCTTTTCTGACATTTTTTAATTCAAATAAGCCAATTCTTTTCCCTGACATAACTTATTCTTTTTATGATGTGTGGGCAGATCTTTACCACATTCCATATGAAAGATGCCCTCTTGATGAGAACTTCCGTATAGTCAAAGAGGATTACTTTAAGGATAACGGCGGTGTCATTTTCCCAAATCCTAATGCACCGACAGGCGTTCTTGAAGATGTAAATATGATCGAGGAGATCATTGCTCATAATAAAGATGTTGTTGTCATCATTGATGAAGCTTATATAGATTTTGGCGGCAAGAGCGTTCTTCCATTAATAGATAAATATGATAACCTTTTAGTTGTTCAGACATTCTCCAAATCCAGAGCTATGGCGGGAATGAGAATAGGATTTGCATTTGGATCCAAAAAGCTGATAAAATACCTGAATGATGCCAAGTTTTCTTTTAACTCATATACAATGAATAGACCTTCACTTGAGCTTGGCGCAGCATCCGTAAGAGATGATGAATACTTTAAAAAGACTTGCCATATGATCATGGAGACAAGAAGACGCGTTAAGTGCGAGCTTAAGTCTTTGGGATTTTCTTTCCCTGATTCTCAGGCAAATTTTATATTCGCAAAGCATGAAAATGTTTCAGGTCAGTCACTTTTCTGTGCTTTGAAAGCTGCCGGAATTTATGTACGTCACTGGAACGCGCCGAGGATCGAGGATTACCTGAGAATTTCTATCGGTACAGATGAGCAGATGGATAAGCTTATAGCCTTTTTAAAGGATTATCTTAAATAA
- a CDS encoding LytTR family DNA-binding domain-containing protein produces the protein MTFMNSTDESRSVLEILIYDDDKTDINLHHKLITKYLDEREFDYNITDVSSQDDYSEYLKSKKPDIILLDILMPIQNGIDAARMLRKVSQTSQIIFMTGSDSFAAEAFEVEALSYLKKPVKYESLVHVMDKAVQRVNFSRSITVNSERIQIKIFLNDIIYIETQGRKIVIHTMKGDVSTYMALSAIQEKLPSSEFVQVSRFEIVALYRVNYINGNVITMRGGSELRMSPKLKEKVLNAFDLYRANHFN, from the coding sequence ATGACATTTATGAATTCAACCGATGAGAGCAGATCCGTCCTTGAGATACTGATTTATGATGATGATAAGACAGATATCAATCTTCATCATAAACTCATAACCAAATATCTCGATGAGCGCGAATTCGATTACAACATCACAGATGTATCCAGCCAGGATGATTATTCCGAGTATCTTAAAAGTAAAAAACCGGATATCATCCTTCTTGACATACTTATGCCCATTCAAAATGGTATAGATGCAGCAAGAATGCTTCGCAAAGTCTCACAGACCAGTCAGATAATCTTCATGACAGGAAGTGATTCTTTTGCTGCAGAGGCATTTGAAGTCGAAGCCCTTTCCTATCTTAAAAAGCCTGTAAAATACGAGAGTCTTGTCCACGTTATGGACAAAGCTGTTCAGCGTGTTAATTTTTCACGTTCTATTACTGTTAACAGCGAACGTATTCAGATCAAAATTTTCCTTAATGATATTATCTATATCGAGACGCAGGGTCGAAAGATCGTCATTCACACCATGAAGGGCGATGTCTCGACTTATATGGCCTTGTCTGCTATTCAGGAAAAGCTTCCGTCTTCTGAATTTGTACAGGTATCCAGATTTGAGATAGTTGCCCTTTACAGGGTTAATTATATAAATGGTAATGTTATAACGATGCGTGGAGGATCTGAACTTAGAATGAGTCCAAAGCTCAAGGAAAAGGTTCTTAATGCATTTGATCTATACAGAGCCAATCATTTCAACTAA
- a CDS encoding LacI family DNA-binding transcriptional regulator, with product MATIKDVAKDAGVSLGTVSKVINGIHVSDEYRLKVEASIKKLHYQLNPNAHGLKAQNTNDILVIVPTLQNALFPPMIDTIEKELNKRGKRMLICISRNDSEKIDSYISMAATSRVDGIFGVTYSKIADTTSLNIPMVAFDRHFGGKIPCVSCDNEAGGYLAAKTLYEKGCRNILCFWAGTDYESEPTKRIAGFNRFCSEVSVEHNVLSFMDYNMADTGFMYPSKSYRKLIHSYLSPSDGDKKFSYDGIFASSDHMAHLISDELQKMGLRVPEDVQVIGFDGMPDFITGEPIVSSIRQPIDKIAQTGIKMLLKMIDGEEVSSVTDLPVCFVEGGTTR from the coding sequence ATGGCTACAATCAAAGATGTTGCCAAAGATGCAGGGGTTTCTTTAGGCACAGTTTCAAAGGTTATAAACGGTATTCACGTAAGTGATGAATATAGACTCAAGGTAGAAGCCTCTATCAAGAAGCTTCACTATCAGCTCAATCCAAACGCACATGGATTAAAAGCTCAGAATACCAATGATATTCTGGTTATCGTTCCAACTCTTCAGAATGCTCTTTTCCCACCAATGATAGATACTATAGAAAAAGAGCTGAACAAGCGCGGTAAGCGCATGCTCATCTGCATTTCAAGAAATGATTCCGAGAAGATCGATTCATATATTTCTATGGCTGCAACTTCCCGTGTTGACGGAATATTTGGTGTTACCTACTCCAAGATAGCTGATACTACAAGCCTTAATATTCCCATGGTAGCTTTCGACAGACATTTTGGTGGCAAGATTCCTTGTGTATCCTGCGACAATGAAGCAGGCGGATACCTTGCTGCTAAAACCTTATATGAAAAAGGCTGCAGGAATATCCTGTGTTTCTGGGCAGGAACTGATTATGAAAGTGAACCGACAAAGCGTATCGCAGGCTTCAACAGATTCTGCAGCGAAGTTAGTGTTGAGCATAATGTTCTGAGTTTCATGGATTACAATATGGCAGATACAGGATTCATGTATCCTTCCAAATCATACAGGAAGTTGATCCACAGCTACCTGTCTCCGTCAGATGGTGATAAGAAATTTTCATATGATGGAATATTTGCTTCTTCTGATCATATGGCACATCTTATTTCTGATGAGCTTCAGAAGATGGGACTTAGGGTTCCTGAAGATGTACAGGTTATCGGTTTTGATGGTATGCCTGACTTTATTACCGGCGAGCCTATAGTTTCATCTATAAGACAGCCTATTGATAAGATTGCTCAGACAGGTATTAAGATGCTCCTTAAGATGATAGACGGCGAGGAAGTATCCAGTGTTACAGACCTTCCGGTATGCTTTGTTGAGGGCGGCACTACCCGTTAA
- a CDS encoding alpha-amylase family glycosyl hydrolase has protein sequence MNKKYTDNGPMLNAYPDSIGGTLGDIVSFLEKPELKDAFQSFYILPSIFNTDLDRGFSVIDYNINEQLGSKEDVERIKNLGVDLKLDFILNHASVLSPQFQDLIKNGEKSKYADFFINWNKFWDGCGDMTKDGYVQPREELIKDMFFRKPGLPILMVRMPDGRDVPYWNTFYQEVRYPRFDAIDLLSKMNMQYLTAEKLAERINSELDNGKMPSDINFEGFEKYKDAAIDLLESNRKYLGQMDLNIKSDLVWEHYDNTLRTLSEYGAKIVRLDAFAYAPKEPGKKNFLNEPDTWDVLAKVRKLADKYGVTLLPEIHASYGEKTYKQVADMGYMTYDFFLPGLLIDAIEKKDATTLMNWAQELYTDKIRTVNMLGCHDGIPLLDLKGILSDEEIQNLIDTVVGRGGLVKDLHGKKNMYYQVNATYYSALGEDDKKMLMARAIQMFMPGKPQVWYLDLFAGKNDYDAVKRSGAGGHKEINRTNISPDEIAKKLEQPVVAKQLELLKLRNTFPAFGFDAKFEFKCNASTLEICWTNEGHTAQLKANFDKMEYEIITK, from the coding sequence ATGAATAAAAAATATACAGATAATGGACCAATGCTTAATGCCTATCCTGACAGCATAGGCGGAACTCTTGGAGATATAGTTTCATTTTTGGAAAAGCCTGAACTTAAGGATGCATTCCAGTCGTTCTATATCCTTCCTAGTATCTTCAATACTGATCTTGACAGAGGATTTTCTGTTATTGATTACAACATCAATGAGCAGCTTGGTTCAAAAGAAGATGTTGAGAGAATAAAAAATCTTGGTGTAGACCTTAAGCTTGATTTCATCCTTAATCATGCTTCAGTTCTTTCACCACAGTTCCAGGACCTTATTAAAAATGGTGAGAAGTCAAAGTATGCAGACTTTTTCATTAACTGGAACAAATTCTGGGATGGCTGCGGCGATATGACCAAGGACGGTTATGTTCAGCCAAGAGAAGAACTTATCAAAGACATGTTCTTCAGAAAACCGGGACTTCCAATTCTTATGGTAAGAATGCCTGATGGCAGAGATGTTCCATACTGGAATACTTTCTATCAGGAAGTAAGATATCCAAGATTTGATGCTATTGACCTTCTTTCAAAGATGAACATGCAGTACCTTACTGCAGAAAAGCTTGCAGAGCGCATCAATAGCGAACTTGATAATGGAAAGATGCCTTCAGATATAAACTTTGAAGGATTTGAAAAATATAAAGATGCAGCAATAGATCTTCTTGAGTCAAATCGTAAGTATCTTGGTCAGATGGATCTTAATATCAAGTCAGATCTTGTATGGGAGCATTACGATAATACACTCAGAACACTTTCTGAGTATGGCGCTAAGATCGTTCGTCTTGATGCATTTGCATATGCACCCAAGGAGCCTGGCAAGAAGAACTTCCTTAATGAGCCTGATACATGGGATGTTCTTGCTAAGGTAAGAAAGCTTGCTGATAAATATGGAGTAACACTTCTTCCTGAAATTCATGCAAGCTATGGAGAAAAGACCTACAAGCAGGTTGCAGACATGGGTTACATGACCTATGACTTCTTCCTTCCGGGACTCTTGATAGATGCTATTGAGAAAAAAGATGCGACAACTCTTATGAATTGGGCGCAGGAACTTTATACAGACAAGATCCGCACAGTAAACATGCTTGGTTGTCATGATGGTATTCCGCTTCTTGATCTTAAAGGAATCCTTTCAGATGAAGAGATCCAGAATCTTATCGACACTGTTGTCGGAAGAGGCGGCCTTGTAAAAGATCTTCATGGCAAAAAGAACATGTACTACCAGGTTAACGCAACTTACTACAGCGCACTTGGTGAAGATGACAAGAAGATGCTGATGGCAAGAGCGATCCAGATGTTCATGCCTGGTAAGCCACAGGTTTGGTACCTTGATCTTTTCGCAGGTAAGAATGATTATGATGCGGTAAAACGTTCAGGTGCAGGTGGACATAAAGAAATTAACAGAACAAATATTTCTCCTGATGAGATTGCGAAAAAACTTGAGCAACCTGTTGTTGCAAAACAGCTTGAGCTGCTGAAACTCCGTAATACATTTCCTGCATTTGGCTTTGATGCTAAGTTTGAGTTTAAGTGTAACGCTTCAACCCTTGAAATATGCTGGACAAACGAAGGACATACAGCACAGCTCAAAGCGAATTTTGACAAGATGGAATACGAAATTATAACAAAATGA